TTGATATGTATTAAGCTGCATTTTGCGCACTGAAAGGGAGTAAGATTAGGTATGCAGCGCTATTACATCCCTGGCATTGATGCATCTGGCTATCAATGGCCAGCAGATCACAGAATAAAGATGTCTAATTTTTATGAAGTTCTACTAAAAAAAGCAAAGATATTATGGTTAAGGTACTAAAAATATCCATAGCTTATTTTTTTCTGTAATTGTAAGGAGTGTCACCAGTCTGTTTTTTAAAAATTTATGAAATACACTCGGTTCGGAAAAACCAAGTTGATAAGAAATTTCGCTTATGGCTATTTGTTGATCATTCAGATGTACTTTTGCCAAATCTGTTCTAATCTCATTTAATAGTTGAGTATAAGTTGTGCCTTCTAATTTTAACTTCAACTGAAGGTTTCTCACACTTATGCCCATTTGATTGGCTGCTGTTTTTATTGAAGGATTTG
The sequence above is drawn from the Spirochaetota bacterium genome and encodes:
- a CDS encoding helix-turn-helix domain-containing protein encodes the protein MGISVRNLQLKLKLEGTTYTQLLNEIRTDLAKVHLNDQQIAISEISYQLGFSEPSVFHKFLKNRLVTLLTITEKNKLWIFLVP